A stretch of DNA from Gimesia chilikensis:
TCGGGATTCCTCATCATGACTGATACTGCCTCCTATCCGCTGACCTGGGAACTGGACTCGCTCTACCCCAATCCTGCGCAACCCGAGTTCACCGCGATTCTGCAAGATTGCAAAAGCGCACTGGAAGCCCTGGTGGAACGTGTGGCGCAACTGGCTGATGCCGGGAATCCAGAGCAGGACGCAGCACTCTGGGCCGATTTTCTGACAGACTACCAGGCAGCGACCGCAGAACTTTCGGGACTGTTTGCGTTTCTCGAATGCTGTTGTGCCGAGGATGCTCATAACAAACAGTACCAGGTGCTGATGGGGCGGCTGGCCAGTATTCGTCCTCTGCGCGAGAATATCGAAACGCAGCTGCAACTGACACTCCGCGAACTTTCCGCGGAAACCATTCAACAGTTCTGCGAGCAGGAACCCCGTCTGCAGGAAATTCGGTTCTTCCTCGAAGAGTCTAAGCGGGGTGCGACCCTGCGACTTCCCAAGGAGCAGGAAATTCTGGCTTCCGAACTGGCCGTCGATGGTTTACACGCCTGGGGACGGCTTTACGACCGGCTCTCCGGGGATCTGAAAATTCAGCTCATGGAAAAAGGGGAACTGGTAGAACGGTCCCCGGGACAGGTGCAGTTCGATTCTCCGCAACGGTCAATCCGTGAAAATAACTTCTATGCCGCGAACAAAGCCTGGGATACGATTGCTGATTCGTGTGCCGATGCGTTGAATCATCTTTCGGGCACACGACTGACGCTCTACAAACGGCTGCCAGTCACCGACCACCTGGATGCACCGTTGATTTACAATCGCATGCAGCGGAGCACACTGGATACCATGTGGTCTGTGATCTCCGAGCGGAAACAGAAGCTGGTGCGCTTCCTGGAAAAGAAAGCGGAGCTGCTGGGACTGCCTCGACTCTGCTGGTACGACCTGAATGCACCGTTGCCCCTGGCCGGGGCGGAATCAGCCGAGCTGACTTACGACCGCGCCTGCGAATTGACGGTCAACTCGTTCGCCGAGTTCAGTTCCGATCTGCGAGACTTCGCAGAACGGTCTCTGCGCGAGCGCTGGATCGAAGCGGAGAATCGGGCCGGCAAACGTCAGGGGGGCTTCTGCACAACTCTGCCTCTGAAAAAACAATCCCGCATTTTCATGACCTTCACCAACTCAGCTGACAGCATGTCGACGCTGGCGCACGAACTGGGACACGCCTATCATTCCTACGTACTGAAAGACGCACCGTTCGTGTTAAGTGATTACCCGATGAACCTGGCCGAGACGGCGTCTACCTTCGCGGAAGCGGTTTTGGGTGAGCAACGATTGAAAGCGGCCAAAACCCGCGACGAAGAGCTGCAGATTCTGGATGGCATGCTGGGAGACTCTGTCGCCTTCATGATGAATATTCATACCCGCTTCCTGTTTGAAGACCGTTTTCATCAGGAACGTGCCTCAGGGGAACTGACTCCGGAACGCTTTTCGGAACTGATGTTCGCTGCGCAGCAGGAAGCGTACATGAATGCCCTGGACGACTCCGGCTGGAATCCCAGCTTCTGGATCTCCAAACTGCATTTTTACATCAGCGAATTACCGTTTTATAACTTCCCGTACACGTTTGGTTATCTGCTCTCACTGGGGATCTATGCCCTGGCAGATACGTTCGAGGATCAGAGCGAGTTCGCTGATAAATATCGTGAACTTCTGATTGCCACCGGCTGTCAACTGACTGAAGACGCGGTGGCCGGGACATTTGGTTACGACCTGAGTCAGGCCGAATTCTGGAACAAAAGTATCGATATTATCGATCGACGCGTGGATCGTTTTCTGGAGCTGGCCGACCAGGCTGACTGAAGATCAGATCAGTGACTCCGAGAGTGGCGCGGAAATCCAAATTTTGCGGAATCCGCGGAAAAAACAGACTTTCAGCAAAACCAGCCTTAAAATGCAGAGAGATCCACCTGTATTACTGCCGCAACGTGTCGAAATTCCACACCTGCTGCGGTATACTGGTGCACTCTGCAGAGCAAATATCAAGAAATTATAGTCGGCTTTCGCTCCTGAACGAGCAGCCGGATCTGCCTCTAAACCACGGCCGTTTCTCTGGATAAGATTCGTGCCTGGTCTTTTTGCAGGACTACTGAGAAATATCACTTTCCATGGCTACGCAACAGGAACTTTCAGAAACCCGCCAGCATTCAGGAGTCGGTCTGGTTCAGACCCGACTTGCGACCCTGTTTATGCCCCCCGACTGGCTCAAGCTGGCAGGGGGTGGCGAACTGGGTCCGATTCAGGTTGCCTATGAAACTTATGGCACCCTGAGCCCTGAAAAAGACAACGCCATTTTCATCTGTCACGCTCTCACAGGCGATGCCCATGCCGCCGGTTATTACGAAGACGATGATGAAAAAGCCAAACCGGGCTGGTGGGACGAACTCATCGGCCCCGGTCGGACCCTGGACACGGATAAGTATTTTGTGATCTGTGCCAACGTCCTGGGCGGCTGCATGGGAACCACGGGGCCCGGAAGTATCAATCCGGAAACCAACCAGCCTTATCGTCTGAACTTCCCCTTCATCACCGTGGGGGATATTGTCGAAGTCCATGCGGCTCTGACCCGCCAGCTGGGAATCGACCAGTTGCTGGCTGTGATCGGGGGCAGCCTGGGAGGCATGCAGGTACTGGAATGGGCGGCCCGCTTTCCGGATCAGCTGCGGAGTGCGATCTGCCTGGCATCCGCGGCACAGCTCTCCGCCCAGGGAATTGCGTTCAATGCCGTCGGTCGACGAGCCATCAAGACAGACCCCGAATTCAAAGATGGCGAATACGAACGGGGGGCCGGCCCGCGTTACGGTCTGGCCCTGGCCCGCATGATCGCTCATATTACCTACTTGTCGGATCAGTCGATTGAGATGAAATTCGGCAGACGTCTGCAGGACCACGATACATTCACCTACGAAATGCTGCCCGAAGTGGAATTCCAGGTGGAAAGCTACCTGCACTACCAGGGAAAACGGTTCGTCGAACGCTTCGATGCGAACAGCTATCTCTACCTCACACGGGCCATGGATTATTTTGATCTGGTCTCGCAACACGGATCGCTGACCAAAGCGCTGGGACAGACCAATGCCCGGTTCCTGATCGCCTCGTATGATTCCGACTGGCTGTTTACCACAACACAGAGCAAGGAGATTGTCAGGGCGTTAATCGAATGCGGCAAGCACGTCTCCTTTATTGAACTCAAAAGCCCCTTCGGCCATGATTCCTTTTTGATTGAAATCGAACAACTGCAGAAACTGATCACTCCCTTCCTGGCGCAAGCCTACGAATCGAGACTGGCGGAGAAGCAGAGCTGACCGCTCCCGTGAACTATCTCTGCAAGCGTAGAGATCAGAATACATAAGAGTAAAACAATACCATGTGCGCACAACATCGATACTGTATGGAGGACCCGTCGCTGGACGTGACTGATAAACTGCTGATGGAGCAGATTCAGCCGGGCAGTCGTGTACTGGACCTCGGATGTGGTGATGGGCGGTTGCTGGCTCGACTCCGCGATGAACGCGATGCTTCGGTCCTGGGTATGGAAATCGATATCACGCAACATCATGGTGCCATCGCCCGGGGTGTACCGGTAATCCAGGCTGACCTCGATGAAGGTCTGCACGACATTCCGGATCAGGCGTTTGACTACGTCGTCTTGAGTCAGACACTGCAACAGGTTCTGCACCCCAAACAGCTGCTGGAAGAAATGGTCCGCGTGGCCCACCAGGCGCTGGTCGTGGTTCCCAATTTTGGAAACTGGCGTATCCGTCTGCAGGTCTTGAAACAGGGGCGGGCTCCGGTGACGGAAGTGCTGCCTTATGAATGGTACAACACCCCCAACCTGCACCTGATGTCGATGCACGACTTTCAGGATCTGATGCGAATCCTGGGGATCGAAATCCTCAAGGAAATTCCGATCATCAAGCATCGTGCGGTGGAAAAAGCCTGGCTGGCCAACTTGCGGGCCCAGCAGATTCTGTATGTGCTCCAGCGTCAGGAACAGACCACAGAACACGCCCCGTCCAAGCCTGCGACGCCCCTGACCTTCTGAGGGCATTCCCCGGTCAGCGGATCTCCAGACGGGGAACAGACTTCCCGTTTCAGGCTCTGATTCGGGGCAGGAATTCCTGTTTCCCTGAATCCTAAAACGCGATATACTGCCCCACCTTCTGGCCTGAGCAGAGAACAGGCCACAGGGAGCCGGTATAAACCATGTCTCCCTAACGTGATAGAATATCACCACTTGAGACAAATTCAGCGACTCGTTTTTTAAAGAGAAAGAGGGAAGGGACTCCCGATGCGTATCATAGCCATCATGAATCAAAAAGGGGGCGTCGGCAAAACCACATCCAGTGTGAACATGGCTGCCGGCCTGGCAATGCAGGGAAAAAAGGTCTGCCTGGTTGACCTCGATCCGCAGGGTCACGCCTCGTTACACCTGGGTATTGAGCCATTCGGAAATGTGCCGACCGCCTATGATGTATTTTCCGGGTTCAAAACGCTGGCTGAAACACGACAGCTGGTCGCGAAAAACTTGTGGGTCGTGCCTGCGACACTCGATCTGGCCGCCACGGAGCTGGAACTGGTCGATGCCGAAGACCGGGAAATCGTCTTGCGTCGGGCCATTCAGAAAATGGCAGACACCGAACCGTTCGATTACCTCATCATGGACTGTCCGCCTTCACTGGGCGTTTTGACGATCAACGCTTTGACGGCTGCTAGTGAAGTGATCATTCCGCTGCAGCCGCACTTCTTTGCGTTGCAGGGTCTTTCCAAGCTGTTCGAAACAACAGCTTTGGTACGACGTCGCCTGAACCGGGACCTGAAGGTCTCGGGTGTGGTCCTGTGTCTGTATGAAACCGGAACCAGACTGGCGGCTGACGTGACCGACGACCTGTGTGCCTTCCTCAATGAAAGCGATCCCGAAGCCCCCTGGGCCAACGCCAAAATTTTCCAGAGCCGGATTCGCCGCAACATCAAGCTGGCCGAAGCGCCCAGTTATGGACAGTCGGTATTTGACTACTCCAGTTCCTGTCCGGGAGCCAAGGATTACGCCGGTCTGGTTGAAGAGATCATCGCCGACGAACAGGCCGAACAGGCTCCGATTCAGCAGGCCGCCTGATTACTCTTCAGCGGCTTTCTGCTTCGCTTCCAGTTTCGCTTTGGCTTCTTTCCAGAGCGGATCGTAAACCTCTTTGTCGAACGGAGGACATCCTGTGGGATACTGTCCCAGTGGATGATCCTTCGTACGCATGAGGTTGGTGCAATAAGAGAAGGTCCGGCAGACGGTTTTGCGTTTGAGCCTGCCTTCTTCCTGCAACAGCTTCGCAAACTCCGGTTGTGACAGTGTGGCTCGTCCCATGCCGACAATCGAAATCTTGCCCTGCTCCACATTCGCCGCAGCAGCATGCATGGCGAAGTCCTGCAACCAGCTGTAACCACTGCCCACCACCGGAATATCGGGAACGGCTGCCTGAATCTGTGAGGCAATCCGGAAATGCCGGGCCACACCGATCAGGGGATGTTCGGGAGCGTGATAGCCATCGGTTGGAGGAAATTCCGCGGGCCGCACAATATGTGGATTGGCGTAGGGATTCCCGTTGGAAATATTGATCATGCTGATGCCCCACTCTTTGAGCAGGCGAGCCACTTCGAGCGGTTCGGTCAGATCTTCCTGAAGGTGATCGTCGGGATTGGTGCCGAAAGCGGTCTGCAGCGGCAGTTCGTGCGGGCAGGGTTCACCGATGAAGTCGTCTCCCGCGCCCTGATAGGGAATGCCGTCGTAGCCGTTCATGCGGGTGGCGATTACGAGCCCGGGACATTCTTCGCGAATCCGTTGTATGACGTTACGAACCAGGCGGGTCCGGTTTTCGAGCGATCCCCCGTACTCGCCGGGACGGTTCTTCGCAGCCAGCAGTTCTGAGAGCAGGTAGCGATGGCACTGTTTGATATCGACGAAATCGACGCCGATGGATTGTGCCAGCTTCGCGGCGGTCACGTACTGGTCTTCGATGCGTTTCAGATCGTCGTCCGACAACAGCGGGTAACTGTCGTCTACGATCTTACCGGTCCCTTTATCGACGGTGCGTGGATCCAGCACCTGATCGTGGGTGGCGAGCAGAGGTTTTTCGAAGCTGAAACGACCGGAGTGTGTCAGCTGCAGACCGATGACCTGGCCTGCATCCGAGCCAAAGACTTCTGCATGTGCTTCACGACATCCGGCCAGCATTTTCTCCAGGGCGGGCGCGGTCTGATCGTTGATCATCAACTGACGGGGATTCATGCGGGCTTCCGGACCGATGGCGGTCGCTTCACCCCAGATGAGCGATGCCCCGCCGGCACCGAAGCGTTGATAACGACGGTAAGTCAGTTCATCGGGAAAGCCATCGGTGGTGCCGTCACAGCCTTCCATCGGTTGAATTCCAAGCCGGCTTTTCGCCTGCAGATGGCCGATCGGAATCGGTTCATAGAGAACCTTAAAATTGTCTGAGACTTCGATCGGGCAGCCCAGGCGTTCCGAATCGGCAACAACATCTTCCGGTGTCTTATATTTAAAATATTTGGCCATAGCAGGTGACTTGGTACGTATCAGGAGGGTGATCAACGGCTGTTCAAAATAGACGCTCCCCGAGTGTACTCAAAGCGAGTGCGAATTACCATTCAGCCGGGTTTCTGCAGACAGTAGTTAAACGGGTACCGTCAGCGATTGTCCATTATCGCGGGCTGAGAGCCCCAGCAGATAGGGAACGGCCACTTCCGCCCATTCTTCCGCGGTGGGATAATGGTCGGCATGCGAGCCGAAACAGCTTTGCAGCAGACGCGTGTTGATGATTCCCGGATTCAGCGGGACGGCAGCCATCCCCGGCGGCAGTTCCTGAGCCAGCGACTGGGTCAATCCCTCCACAGCCCACTTAGTGGCACAGTAAGAGGCCACTTCACCGGAAGCCGAACGTCCCCAGCCCGAACTGAAATTCACGATCACACCGGATTCTGACTGCAGCATCGCGGGGACAAAGTGACGAATGGTATTAATGGTCCCTTTGATGTTCACATCGATGATGCTGTCGATGTCGGCCGCGGGGATCTCCCACAGCGCTGCATTCTCATTAATGACCGCCGCGTTATTGAGCAGCAGATCGGGTGGCCCCAGTTCCGCGATAACCGAATCGGCCCAGGCCTGCACGGCCTGATCGTCGGCGATATCCAGCGCGGTAAAATGATGGGGCTTGCCGAACTGATCAGACAACTCGGCGAGTGGTTCCGGGGAGCGGCCACAGCCGGCCACTGTGTGACCAGCTGCGATGAACTCCGACACCATTGCCCGTCCCAGTCCCTGGGTGACGCCGGTGATGACGATTACTTTTGACATGACGGTTTCCTGTCCCTGGCCGATGGCACTTATTTCTTTTCAGCAGCCTTCACAGCGGCAGCGGCTTTGGCATCTTCCTGTTTTGACAGCTCCGGATTGACGGGAACCGCAGCCGGTGCATCGCCGCGAATCCATTTAATCGCGCCGATGACGGAATCCAGAAACGCGGGGTTGGTCCAGGTCGAGGGGTTGTGCCCCATGTTGTTGACAAAGACTTTGCCCTGCCCCCAGTCTTTGGCCCAAGCAACCGGGACCTGGTAGGGACGCTTGGGGTTACACTTCTCCATATTCAGGCTCATCAGCACATGCACTTTTTCCGGCTGCCAGTTTTTATACTGATAGATTTCATCTTTGACCTGGAATTCTTTTCCGAAGGGCTTCATGGCCGGGAAATCGGTGTTGTGCACGGTGATCGTCACTGTATTTCCGGCGGTCCAGGGATGGCCGTTAAAAGAACCGCCGATCATATCCCAATAAGGTTCGTAGGACTTATAGGTATCGGTGGCTGAGTGAAAGCCGATAAATCCGTGGCCTTTCTGCTTCAGCCAGTCATTCAGAAAATACTGCAGATCTGCTTCTTTGATGGGCAGCATGCCCGTAGTGTAGAACATGACGATGTCGTAGTTCTGCAGATTTTCTTTTGTAAAGTCGGCTGCGGCATCCTGGGTACAATCGACGGTGAACAGGCCCGACTGCTTCCCGAGTTGAATCATCGCGATTTCAGAAGGAGACAGCTGTTCTTTCTCCCGTTTGACGGAGCCGTGGGTATAACCTTTGCTCTGGGTGAGCATCAGGATACGGGTCTTGGCGTCGGCTGCATCGGCAACATCAGTCACGGTCAGCAGGGGGAATATCAGCAGACAGCAGACTGTCAGAAATCGAAAACTCATGGTGGTCGCTCCCAGTTGAGAATGAAGGATACGCGGAAGTCAGATCTCACTATTTTAAAAGAGATCAATTCCCGATTGCAAAGCAGTGAGACTAATCGGTCAGTTCCTGAATCCGGATATTGCGGAACTCAACCGGGTTCCCCTCGGACTGCAGCCCGAAAAATCC
This window harbors:
- a CDS encoding M3 family oligoendopeptidase, translated to MTDTASYPLTWELDSLYPNPAQPEFTAILQDCKSALEALVERVAQLADAGNPEQDAALWADFLTDYQAATAELSGLFAFLECCCAEDAHNKQYQVLMGRLASIRPLRENIETQLQLTLRELSAETIQQFCEQEPRLQEIRFFLEESKRGATLRLPKEQEILASELAVDGLHAWGRLYDRLSGDLKIQLMEKGELVERSPGQVQFDSPQRSIRENNFYAANKAWDTIADSCADALNHLSGTRLTLYKRLPVTDHLDAPLIYNRMQRSTLDTMWSVISERKQKLVRFLEKKAELLGLPRLCWYDLNAPLPLAGAESAELTYDRACELTVNSFAEFSSDLRDFAERSLRERWIEAENRAGKRQGGFCTTLPLKKQSRIFMTFTNSADSMSTLAHELGHAYHSYVLKDAPFVLSDYPMNLAETASTFAEAVLGEQRLKAAKTRDEELQILDGMLGDSVAFMMNIHTRFLFEDRFHQERASGELTPERFSELMFAAQQEAYMNALDDSGWNPSFWISKLHFYISELPFYNFPYTFGYLLSLGIYALADTFEDQSEFADKYRELLIATGCQLTEDAVAGTFGYDLSQAEFWNKSIDIIDRRVDRFLELADQAD
- a CDS encoding homoserine O-acetyltransferase — protein: MATQQELSETRQHSGVGLVQTRLATLFMPPDWLKLAGGGELGPIQVAYETYGTLSPEKDNAIFICHALTGDAHAAGYYEDDDEKAKPGWWDELIGPGRTLDTDKYFVICANVLGGCMGTTGPGSINPETNQPYRLNFPFITVGDIVEVHAALTRQLGIDQLLAVIGGSLGGMQVLEWAARFPDQLRSAICLASAAQLSAQGIAFNAVGRRAIKTDPEFKDGEYERGAGPRYGLALARMIAHITYLSDQSIEMKFGRRLQDHDTFTYEMLPEVEFQVESYLHYQGKRFVERFDANSYLYLTRAMDYFDLVSQHGSLTKALGQTNARFLIASYDSDWLFTTTQSKEIVRALIECGKHVSFIELKSPFGHDSFLIEIEQLQKLITPFLAQAYESRLAEKQS
- the metW gene encoding methionine biosynthesis protein MetW, with the translated sequence MTDKLLMEQIQPGSRVLDLGCGDGRLLARLRDERDASVLGMEIDITQHHGAIARGVPVIQADLDEGLHDIPDQAFDYVVLSQTLQQVLHPKQLLEEMVRVAHQALVVVPNFGNWRIRLQVLKQGRAPVTEVLPYEWYNTPNLHLMSMHDFQDLMRILGIEILKEIPIIKHRAVEKAWLANLRAQQILYVLQRQEQTTEHAPSKPATPLTF
- a CDS encoding ParA family protein, which gives rise to MRIIAIMNQKGGVGKTTSSVNMAAGLAMQGKKVCLVDLDPQGHASLHLGIEPFGNVPTAYDVFSGFKTLAETRQLVAKNLWVVPATLDLAATELELVDAEDREIVLRRAIQKMADTEPFDYLIMDCPPSLGVLTINALTAASEVIIPLQPHFFALQGLSKLFETTALVRRRLNRDLKVSGVVLCLYETGTRLAADVTDDLCAFLNESDPEAPWANAKIFQSRIRRNIKLAEAPSYGQSVFDYSSSCPGAKDYAGLVEEIIADEQAEQAPIQQAA
- a CDS encoding NADH:flavin oxidoreductase; this encodes MAKYFKYKTPEDVVADSERLGCPIEVSDNFKVLYEPIPIGHLQAKSRLGIQPMEGCDGTTDGFPDELTYRRYQRFGAGGASLIWGEATAIGPEARMNPRQLMINDQTAPALEKMLAGCREAHAEVFGSDAGQVIGLQLTHSGRFSFEKPLLATHDQVLDPRTVDKGTGKIVDDSYPLLSDDDLKRIEDQYVTAAKLAQSIGVDFVDIKQCHRYLLSELLAAKNRPGEYGGSLENRTRLVRNVIQRIREECPGLVIATRMNGYDGIPYQGAGDDFIGEPCPHELPLQTAFGTNPDDHLQEDLTEPLEVARLLKEWGISMINISNGNPYANPHIVRPAEFPPTDGYHAPEHPLIGVARHFRIASQIQAAVPDIPVVGSGYSWLQDFAMHAAAANVEQGKISIVGMGRATLSQPEFAKLLQEEGRLKRKTVCRTFSYCTNLMRTKDHPLGQYPTGCPPFDKEVYDPLWKEAKAKLEAKQKAAEE
- a CDS encoding SDR family oxidoreductase, with product MSKVIVITGVTQGLGRAMVSEFIAAGHTVAGCGRSPEPLAELSDQFGKPHHFTALDIADDQAVQAWADSVIAELGPPDLLLNNAAVINENAALWEIPAADIDSIIDVNIKGTINTIRHFVPAMLQSESGVIVNFSSGWGRSASGEVASYCATKWAVEGLTQSLAQELPPGMAAVPLNPGIINTRLLQSCFGSHADHYPTAEEWAEVAVPYLLGLSARDNGQSLTVPV
- a CDS encoding ThuA domain-containing protein; amino-acid sequence: MSFRFLTVCCLLIFPLLTVTDVADAADAKTRILMLTQSKGYTHGSVKREKEQLSPSEIAMIQLGKQSGLFTVDCTQDAAADFTKENLQNYDIVMFYTTGMLPIKEADLQYFLNDWLKQKGHGFIGFHSATDTYKSYEPYWDMIGGSFNGHPWTAGNTVTITVHNTDFPAMKPFGKEFQVKDEIYQYKNWQPEKVHVLMSLNMEKCNPKRPYQVPVAWAKDWGQGKVFVNNMGHNPSTWTNPAFLDSVIGAIKWIRGDAPAAVPVNPELSKQEDAKAAAAVKAAEKK